CGTTCCGTACAAAAGCAGTTTACAACCCGAGGGCCTTCATCCTGCACGCGGCATTGCTGGATCAGGCTTTCGCCCATTGTCCAAAATTCCCCACTGCTGCCTCCCGTAGGAGTCTGGGCCGTGTCTCAGTCCCAGTGTGGCTGGTCGTCCTCTCAGACCAGCTACAGATCGCAGGCTTGGTAAGCCTTTACCCCACCAACTACCTAATCTGCCATCAGCCGCTCTAGTAGCACAAGGCCCGAAGGTCCCCTGCTTTCATCCGTAGATCTCATGCGGTATTAGCTACTCTTTCGAGTAGTTATCCCCCACTACTAGGCACGTTCCGATGTATTACTCACCCGTTCGCCACTCGTCAGCATCCGAAGACCTGTTACCGTTCGACTTGCATGTGTAAAGCATGCCGCCAGCGTTCAATCTGAGCCAGGATCAAACTCTATAGTTCGATCTTGAATTTAAAGTCTTTCGACTGCTCACTCACTTGACGGAATCAAGAAGAATTAATTCTTCCTCATTACTGTTTTTGTGAGCGTTTGATAACTCCGAAGAGTTTGTTCCGAAGAACTGGCTGCTTGCCCTCAAACGCCCACGCTTATCGGCTGTATTTTTTTAAGGAACCGAGTGCAAAATCAAGAAGCTTGACTTTGGATCTCGTTGCTTGCTGCGATCAGCGAAGCCTTGAATTCTACCACAACTTTACCGACTGATTTCTTTCAGGCCGGCTAGCAAAAATTTGCATTTCGCTCAGTGCAGCCTTGCATTGTACACAGATTTTTGCTGTCCAGACAACACCCGCACGGACATCCAGACAAAGAACCCCGGCAGGCAAGGCCTGCCGGGGTTCTTTGCCGCTTCCTCAGACGCGAGCAGCCTGCTCCAGTGCGTCGACAAACAGCGACGCCACATCGCAGCCGGTCTGATCAAAGATCTCCTGGAAGCAGGTGGGACTGGTCACATTGATCTCGGTGACGTTATGGCCGATGACATCCAGCCCGATCAAGAGCAAGCCACGCTGCACCAGACGCTCCCCAATGAACTCGGCAATTGCCTTGTCCTGCTCTGCCAACGGCTGTGCAACCCCTTTGCCGCCGGCCGCCAGATTGCCGCGCACCTCATTGCCCTGCGGAATGCGAGCCAGACAGAACGGCACGGGCTTGCCGCCGATGATGAGCACCCGTTTGTCGCCATGAACGATGTCGGGCAGGAACTTCTGCACCATGACACTGGTGGAGCCGCCCTGATTCAGGGTTTCGATGATGCTGCCTAGATTGCGACCGTCTTCGCCGACTCGGAAGATGCCCATCCCCCCCATGCCGTCCAGCGGCTTGAGGATGATGTCCTGGTGCTCTGCATGAAAGGCACGGATGTCCTCGGCACTGCGCGTGACCAGCGTCGGCGAGATGAATTGCGCAAACTCCATGATGGCAAGCTTCTCGGGATGCTCGCGCAGGGCACCGGGCTTGTTGAAGACCTTGGCTCCCTCACGCTCGGCCTGGCCGAGCATGTGCGTGGCATAGAAGAACTCGGAATCGAACGGAGGGTCCTTGCGCATGACGATGGCGCCAAAGTCCGCCAGCACCGCCCGCGTAGACTGGGTTTCCTCGAACCAGCGATCCTTGTCCCCGGTCAGGGTGATATGCCGCACCCGAGCCTTGACCTTGCCACCGCTTTGCCAGGAGATATGGCAAGGCTCGCAGGCCACGATCTGGTGACCTCGGCGCTGGGCCTCACGCATCATGGCAAAGGTGGAATCCTTGTAGATGACAAAGGATTCCAGCGGATCGGCGACAAACAGTATTTGCATGGTGAAGAACTCTAGCGGTTGATACAGGCATCATGCCGAGCCGGACATAACACCACAATATGACGGCTGATACTCAGGCCTTGCGAGCCCGCAGACTCTGGACAAGCAGGGCAAGGCTACCCGCGACCACACCCCAGAAGGCAGAGCCCACACCCGCGATGACGACACCGCTGAGCGTCACCAGAAAAGTGATGAGCGCGGCCTCTCTGTGCTTTTCCTCCTTGAAGGCCGTAGCCATGCCGCCGCCTATGGAGCCCAGCAAGGCCAGTCCGGCGATGCAGGCCACCAGCTCCTTGGGAAAAGCCGTCAGCAGACCGGTGACCACCGCGCCAAAGATAGCTATCAATATATATAGCAGTCCACACACGGCAGCAGCGGTATAGCGCTTGTTTCTGTCCTCATGCGCCTCGTCTCCCATGCAGATCGCCGCCGTGATGGCGCTGAGGTTGAGGGCATAGCCGCCAAAAGGCGCCAGCAGCAAGGTCGCCACGCCGGTCATGCTGATGACCTTGGACACCGGTATCGGATAGCCCGTGGCGCGAATCACCGCCACGCCCGGCAGATTCTGGGAAGCCATGGTCACGACAAACAGGGGTAACGCCAGACTGATGAGCGCCTGCAGCGAGAACTCGGGGGCCGTATAGACGGGCATGGCCAGCCCGCCATGCACGGCCGACCATTGCATCTGCCCGCGCAGCGCCTCCCAGGCGGTTCCGGCCAGCAGGGTGATGATGACCGCATAGCGCGCAGCCATACGCCGCGAAAGCAGATAGGCAAGCAGCATGACCAGTACCAGCGACAGATTGGTCTCGGCCGCAGAGAAAGCCTGCATGCCGAACTTGGCCAGAACGCCGGCCAGCAGGGCCGACGCAATTTCCATGGGGATGCGGTTCATGATGCGCTCGAACCAGCCAGTCACCCCCACCAGGATGATGAGGGCAGCACTGACGATGAAGGCACCGATCGCCTCCCCCATGGAGAAACCGCCCGCCAGCCCGGCGGTCGCCAGCACCGCCGCCCCTGGGGTGGACCAGGCCACCATGACCGGCATGCGCAGAATCAGCGATGGGACCAGCGAACACAGACCCATGCCCAGGCCCAGCGCCCAGATCCAGGAAGTGATCTGCTCAGGCGTGGCATGAAACGCCTGTGCCGCCTGAAACACAAGGGCTACCGAACTGGTAAAGCCCACAAGCACGGCCACAAAGCCTGCGGCCACGGCGGCAGGACTCAAGTCTTTGAAAAAGCGCATCCGTGCATTCTGGCACCAGCCCCGCCAAAAATGATGCAGCCCGCGGAAGCGCGAATGGCGAAGCCGATCATCACTTCAAGATCAATAGCTATCAGCGCTTGCTGGTAAAGCGCCAAAGGCCTATTTGACTCAAAGTATCTACAGCTCGATCTTGGAGCCCAGCTCCACCACCGAGTTGCTCGGCAGGTGCAGGAAGTCCGCCACACGGCTCGCGTTCTTGTGCATCTGAGCGAACAGCTTTTCGCGCCAGTGCGCCATGGAGTTGTTCATGCGCGGAATGATCACGTCGCGCGACAGGAAATAGCTGGTGGCCATGGAATCCAGCTTGCAGCCCTGGGTGCGCAGCTGCGCCAGCGCTGCCGGCACGTCGGGTTCGTTCTTGAAGCCGTAGTGGATGATGACTTCCCAGCAGTCGCCCCCCAGAGACTCGGACTCCACCCGCTTGTCCATCCCCACCCAGGGCACTTCGTGGTTACGCACGGTCACAAAGAGATTGCGCTCGTGCAGCACCTTGTTGTGCTTGAGGTTGTGAAGCAGCGCATGCGGCACGGTACCGGGCTCGCCCGAGAGAAAGACTGCCGTGCCGGGGACTCGCATGGGGGGATGGCGCCAGGTGGCTTCCAGGAACTGGCGCAGATCCAGCGCATCCGCCTGCAGCTTCTGATGCAGCAATTCACGCCCCCGGCGCCAGGTCAACATCAGCGTGAAGACCGTGCCACCGATGAGCAGCGGGAACCAGCCACCTTCAAACAGCTTGAGCAGGTTGGAGGCAAAGAACGCCAGATCCACGACGAAGAAGAAGCCCGTCGCCAGCAGGCACAGGGCCAGCGGATAGTTCCAGCGGTAGCGGATGACAAAGAAGGTCAGCATGGTGGTGATCAGCATGTCCAGCGTCACCGCGATACCGTAGGCCGCCGCCAGATTGCCGCTGCTGCGAAACAGCAGCACGGCCAGAGCAATCGCCACAAACAGGCCCCAGTTCACCAGAGGCATATAGATCTGGCCGGTTTCCTTCACGCTGGTGTGGCGCACTTCAAGACGCGGGAAGTAGCCCAGCTGTATGACCTGGCGCGTCACGCTGAAGGCCCCGGTGATCAGCGCCTGCGAGGCGATCACCGTGGCCATGGTGGCCATGATGACCAGCGGCAGCAGCGCCCAGCTGGGTGCCATCATGAAAAACGGGTTCTTGACGGCCTCGGGATTGGCCAGCAGCAAGGCGCCCTGCCCGAAGTAGTTCAAGGTCAGCGCCGGCATGGCAATGCTGAACCAGGCCAGGCGGATCGGCTTCTTGCCAAAATGCCCGAGATCGGCATACAGCGCCTCGGCGCCGGTCACGCAAAGCACGACCGAGCCCAGAATGATGAAGCTGATGCCCGGACTTCCCCACATGAAGCGGACCGCGTAATGCGGGCTCAGCGCGGCCAGGATTTCCGGATGCCCCATGATCTGGTGCACGCCGAGCAAGGCGATGCAGGCAAACCAGGTCACGGTGACGGGACCAAAGAACTTGCCTATGCCTGCGGTACCGCGCTTTTGCACGAAGAACAGCAGAAACAGGATCACCAGCGTCAGTGGAATCACGGCCTTGGTGAAATGCGGCGAGATGACCTCCAGCCCCTCGACCGCCGAGAGCACGGAAATCGCCGGCGTGATCACGCCGTCGCCATAAAACAGCGAGGTGCCGAACATGCCCACCAGAAACAGCGTGCTGGACAGACGCGGCTTGTCCTTGACCGTCTGCGAGGCCAGGGCCAGCATGGCCACCAGTCCGCCCTCGCCGTTGTTGTCGGCGCGCAGCACCAGGACCACATACTTGAGGGAGACGATGACCGTGAGCGTCCAGAACAGCACCGACAGCACGCCATAGACGTTGTCCGGCGTGAACGGCACATAGCCCGAGCCGAAAACCTCCTTGACCGAGTACAAGACACTGGTGCCGATGTCTCCATACACGACACCGATCGCGCCCAAGGTCAGGGCGCCTAGCGAGGATTTCGAATTTTGCACAGGTCAGGAGCGACTCGTAAGGCAGTCACCGAGTGGGGAAATTGTCGGCATTGTGCGCTGTCCTCAGCGTCCGTGAAATCAGTCGTAGATTTCTGCGTCGGGATTAGTGGCTTCCAGCTCGTAGCTGGCAGCCAACATGGCCAAACGTGCTATCACGCCATACATATAGAAGCGGTTCGGTGCGCTGGCGCCCGGACGCGCGCTGACCTGAGGCAGGTGATTGCTCTGCTGGAAAGCCAGGGGCACATAGCCCGCACCGGGGGCGTTGAGGTTCTCGTCCTCGCCGCGCTCGGGGTGCATGCGGTAGAAACCACCCACAACGTAACGGTCCATCATGTAGACCACAGGCTCGGCCACGGCGTTGTGCATGCGCTCATAGGTCAGCACTCCCTCCTGCACGATGACGTCATGCACGGTCTGGCCATCCTTGATGACACCCATCTTGTTGCGGCTCTTGCGCGGCAGCGCGGCCAGTTCCTTGGCGTCGCGCACGGTCATCACGCCCATGCCGTAGGTGCCGTTGTCGGCCTTGACCACGGCAAACGGCTTCTCCTTGATGCCGTATTCCTTGTATTTGCGGCGCACCTTGGCCAGGATCACGTCCACCTGCTCGGCCAGGGCTTCCATGCCCGTGCCTTCGGCAAAATCGATGTTCTCCACATGCCCGAACAAGGGATTGATCAGCCAGGGATCGATGCCCAGCAGCTTGCCGAAGCGCTTGCCGACTTCCTCGTAGCTCTGGAAGTGGCGACTCTTGCGACGCACATTCCAGCCCGCATGCAATGGCGGCAGCAGGTATTGCTCGTAGAGCTCCTCGATGATGCCGGGCACGCCGGTCGAGAGATCGTTGTTGAGCAAAATCGTGCAGGGGTCGAAATCCTTGAGGCCCAGGCGACGCTTGCTGCGGATCACCGGCTCCAGCTTGATCTCGTCGCCCAGCGGCAGCGTGATGGACAGCGTCTTCTTGATCTCGGGGCTGATGGAGCCGATACGCACATTGAGACCCGCCATGCTGAAGATGCGCTTGAGCTGCAGCACGCTGGCCAGATAGTGGGTGTTGCGCGTGTGGTTCCCGGGGATGATGAGCAGATTGCGCGCCTCGGGACATATCTTTTCGATAGCAGCCATCGCAGCCTGCACGGCCAGCGGCAGCATTTCATCGGTCAGATTGTTCCAGCCACCTGGAAACAGGTTGGTATCCACCGGCGCCAGCTTGAAACCCGCATTACGAATGTCCACCGAGCAGTAGAACGGCGGCGTGTGCTCCATCCATTCCAGGCGGAACCAACGCTCAATGGCAGGCATGGAGTCGAGAATGCGCTGCTCAAGTTCGTTAATGGGGCCGGTCAAAGCCGTGACGAGATGTGGAACCATAAATACCCTCAGGAGACGGTGGTGGGGGGCAATTGTAGAGATTGAAGCATGAGATAGGTGTTTTCCCCAGCCTTTGTCTCAACGACGCCAAAATGCCGGCGAAAGCAAAGCCATGAAACTCAGTATCTCGAGCCGCCCCAACAGCATGCCCAGAGTACACACCCAGATCTGGAAATCCGTCAACACTGTGTAGTTGGATGCGGGCCCAACGGCCCCCAGGCCCGGCCCCATGCAGTGCACGCTGGCCAGCACGGCGGAGAAGGCGGTCAGAGGGTCGAGATCGGTCAGCAGCAGCACCATGCTCAGCACAATGACGGTGGCACCGTAGACCAGCATGTAGGCCAGCACCGAAAAAATCATCGGGTTATCTACCACCGCATCGCCCAGCCGCACCGGCTGCACAGCGCGTGGATGCACCAGACGCGTCATCTCGCGCCTGGCCTGCTTGACCAGAATCAGCATGCGCACCATCTTGATGCCGCCGCCTGTCGAGCCCGCGCTGGTGGCAACCCCCGACAGCAGCAGCAACAGAACGGGAATGAACACCGGCCAGGACAGATAGTCCGTGGTGGAAAAGCCGGTGGTCGTGGCGACCGAAACCGTATGGAACATGCCGTTGCGCAAGGCATCCAGCGGCCCGTAGACCCCCTTGACCCAGAGCAGCAGCGCCACCAGCAGGCCCGAGCCCAGCAGCACGCCGATCGTGGCGCGCATTTCGGGGTCACGCATAAAGCTATCGATGCGCCCCTTGCGCATGGCCACGAAGTACAGCGCAAAGTTGCAGCTGGCCAACAGCATGAACAGCAGGGCCGCGGCCTCCAGCAGCGGCGAATTGAAATAGGCAAAACTGGCATCGTGCGACGACAGCCCACCCAGACTCACCGTGGCGAACATATGCATCAGCGCATCCAGCGGCTGCATTCCGCAGACCCAGAAGGCCAGGAAACAGCCAATGGAGAACAGCGCGTACACGCCCCACAGGCCCTTGGCCGTTTCGGTAATACGCGGTGTCAGCTTGGTGTCCTTGACCGGGCCGGCGGCCTCCGCCCTGAAAAGCTGAGCACCACCGACCCCCAGCAGCGGCAGCACGGCCACGGCCAGAATCAGAATCCCCATGCCCCCCATCCACTGCATGAAGGTACGCCAGACATTGATGGACACCGGCAGCTGATCCAGACCGCTGAGCACCGTGGCCCCGGTTGTGGTCAGGCCCGAGACGGCCTCGAAGTAGGCATGGGTGAAACTGATGGAAATGCCCACCCGGTTCAGCCCCATCACCAGCGGCACCATGGCGCACAGCGGCAGCACCACCCAGACCAGCGTCACCAGGATCACGCCATGGCGCGGCTGCAGGTCCTGCTTGTGGCGGTGCAGGCCACCCCAAAGCAGCAGACCCACGCCAACCGTCAGTCCGATCGACCAGGGGTAGATGCGCCAGATGCCATCCTGCGTGAACCAGGAGATGCCGAAGGGCAGCAACATGGCGCCGGCAAACATGATCATCAGCATGCCCAGCACACGCAGGACAGGAAGCAGGTCTTTCATGTACGCAGCTTAGAAAAAGGTGGCGCTGACACGGAACAGGTTTTCCACGTTGCGCACCAGCCGCTTGTTGGGCAGAAAGAACACCACATGGTCGCCGGATTCAATCACGGTATGGCTGCGTGGAATGATGACCTTGGTCTCCAATGCCGTGCCCGCCACCTCCTCGCAGGTCTTGCCCTCGGGAATGCCGCGCACGATGAGGCCGATGTGTACCTCCTCGGGCAGACGCAGCTCCTCCACCTTGCGCCCCACCACGCGTGAGCTTTTGCGGTCGCCGCGCGCCACGATCTCCAGGGCCTCGGCCACGCCACGGCGCAGACTGTGCACGGCCTGCACGTCGCCGCGGCGCACATAGGCCAGGAACTCGCCCAGCATGGCCTGCGCCGGCGACAGCGCGATATCGATCTGCGTGCCGTGCATCAGATCGGCATAGGCGCGGCGATTGATCAGCGACAGCACGCGGCGCGCGCCCATGCGCTTGGCCAGCAGGCTGGACATGATGTTGTCCTCGTCGTCGTCCGTCAGCGCGAGGAACAGATCCACCTCTTCGATGCCCTCTTCCTCCAGCAAGGCCTCATCGGTGGCATCGCCTTCCAGCACCAGCACTTCGGCAGGCAGCACCGACGACAGGCTCAGACATTGCTGGGCATTGGACTCGACGATCTTGACGTGAAAGCGCCCCGGGGTCTGCGCCAGCTTTCTGGCCAGCCGCAGGCTGACCTGGCCGCCGCCTGCAATCATGATGCGGAACACCGGGCGACTCGGACGCCCCTCGGGCAGGTTGATGGCCTTGAGAGCCTCGGATACATGTTCGGTCGCGGCCAGCATGAAGACTTCGTCACCGGGCTCTATGCGCGTGACACCGTCGCAGCGCACAAACCGGTCGGGCTCGTCCATGAAGCGGCGGTAGATCGCCACGATACGCATGGCCAGTTCCGGCATGCGCTCTCGCACCTGGGCAATCTGCAGGCCCACGGCAGGCGCGCCGGCGCGCGCGCGCACCGAGGCCAGGGCGGCCCGGCCGCCCGCAAAGGCGCGCACCTGCATGGCTTCCGGGTATTCGATGAGCTTGCGGATGTAATGGGTGACCGATTCCTCGGGACAGATGATGCGATCGACTGCAAAACCCTCCTTGCCCAGCACCGGGTCATCCACCGCAAAGCTGGACGAGCGCACCCGCGCAATGCGGGTCGGAATGTCGAACACGGCCTGGGCAATCTTGCAGCAGACCAGGTTGGTCTCGTCCATGGAGGCGCAGGCGA
This DNA window, taken from Comamonas testosteroni TK102, encodes the following:
- the gshB gene encoding glutathione synthase, which produces MQILFVADPLESFVIYKDSTFAMMREAQRRGHQIVACEPCHISWQSGGKVKARVRHITLTGDKDRWFEETQSTRAVLADFGAIVMRKDPPFDSEFFYATHMLGQAEREGAKVFNKPGALREHPEKLAIMEFAQFISPTLVTRSAEDIRAFHAEHQDIILKPLDGMGGMGIFRVGEDGRNLGSIIETLNQGGSTSVMVQKFLPDIVHGDKRVLIIGGKPVPFCLARIPQGNEVRGNLAAGGKGVAQPLAEQDKAIAEFIGERLVQRGLLLIGLDVIGHNVTEINVTSPTCFQEIFDQTGCDVASLFVDALEQAARV
- a CDS encoding benzoate/H(+) symporter BenE family transporter, with the protein product MRFFKDLSPAAVAAGFVAVLVGFTSSVALVFQAAQAFHATPEQITSWIWALGLGMGLCSLVPSLILRMPVMVAWSTPGAAVLATAGLAGGFSMGEAIGAFIVSAALIILVGVTGWFERIMNRIPMEIASALLAGVLAKFGMQAFSAAETNLSLVLVMLLAYLLSRRMAARYAVIITLLAGTAWEALRGQMQWSAVHGGLAMPVYTAPEFSLQALISLALPLFVVTMASQNLPGVAVIRATGYPIPVSKVISMTGVATLLLAPFGGYALNLSAITAAICMGDEAHEDRNKRYTAAAVCGLLYILIAIFGAVVTGLLTAFPKELVACIAGLALLGSIGGGMATAFKEEKHREAALITFLVTLSGVVIAGVGSAFWGVVAGSLALLVQSLRARKA
- a CDS encoding potassium transporter Kup — protein: MQNSKSSLGALTLGAIGVVYGDIGTSVLYSVKEVFGSGYVPFTPDNVYGVLSVLFWTLTVIVSLKYVVLVLRADNNGEGGLVAMLALASQTVKDKPRLSSTLFLVGMFGTSLFYGDGVITPAISVLSAVEGLEVISPHFTKAVIPLTLVILFLLFFVQKRGTAGIGKFFGPVTVTWFACIALLGVHQIMGHPEILAALSPHYAVRFMWGSPGISFIILGSVVLCVTGAEALYADLGHFGKKPIRLAWFSIAMPALTLNYFGQGALLLANPEAVKNPFFMMAPSWALLPLVIMATMATVIASQALITGAFSVTRQVIQLGYFPRLEVRHTSVKETGQIYMPLVNWGLFVAIALAVLLFRSSGNLAAAYGIAVTLDMLITTMLTFFVIRYRWNYPLALCLLATGFFFVVDLAFFASNLLKLFEGGWFPLLIGGTVFTLMLTWRRGRELLHQKLQADALDLRQFLEATWRHPPMRVPGTAVFLSGEPGTVPHALLHNLKHNKVLHERNLFVTVRNHEVPWVGMDKRVESESLGGDCWEVIIHYGFKNEPDVPAALAQLRTQGCKLDSMATSYFLSRDVIIPRMNNSMAHWREKLFAQMHKNASRVADFLHLPSNSVVELGSKIEL
- the gshA gene encoding glutamate--cysteine ligase, producing the protein MVPHLVTALTGPINELEQRILDSMPAIERWFRLEWMEHTPPFYCSVDIRNAGFKLAPVDTNLFPGGWNNLTDEMLPLAVQAAMAAIEKICPEARNLLIIPGNHTRNTHYLASVLQLKRIFSMAGLNVRIGSISPEIKKTLSITLPLGDEIKLEPVIRSKRRLGLKDFDPCTILLNNDLSTGVPGIIEELYEQYLLPPLHAGWNVRRKSRHFQSYEEVGKRFGKLLGIDPWLINPLFGHVENIDFAEGTGMEALAEQVDVILAKVRRKYKEYGIKEKPFAVVKADNGTYGMGVMTVRDAKELAALPRKSRNKMGVIKDGQTVHDVIVQEGVLTYERMHNAVAEPVVYMMDRYVVGGFYRMHPERGEDENLNAPGAGYVPLAFQQSNHLPQVSARPGASAPNRFYMYGVIARLAMLAASYELEATNPDAEIYD
- a CDS encoding TrkH family potassium uptake protein — encoded protein: MKDLLPVLRVLGMLMIMFAGAMLLPFGISWFTQDGIWRIYPWSIGLTVGVGLLLWGGLHRHKQDLQPRHGVILVTLVWVVLPLCAMVPLVMGLNRVGISISFTHAYFEAVSGLTTTGATVLSGLDQLPVSINVWRTFMQWMGGMGILILAVAVLPLLGVGGAQLFRAEAAGPVKDTKLTPRITETAKGLWGVYALFSIGCFLAFWVCGMQPLDALMHMFATVSLGGLSSHDASFAYFNSPLLEAAALLFMLLASCNFALYFVAMRKGRIDSFMRDPEMRATIGVLLGSGLLVALLLWVKGVYGPLDALRNGMFHTVSVATTTGFSTTDYLSWPVFIPVLLLLLSGVATSAGSTGGGIKMVRMLILVKQARREMTRLVHPRAVQPVRLGDAVVDNPMIFSVLAYMLVYGATVIVLSMVLLLTDLDPLTAFSAVLASVHCMGPGLGAVGPASNYTVLTDFQIWVCTLGMLLGRLEILSFMALLSPAFWRR
- the trkA gene encoding Trk system potassium transporter TrkA, yielding MKIIILGAGRVGQSVAESLVSEQNGITVIDTDARALRELESRFDLRGVVGNGIDPQVLAEAGAKDTDLLIACASMDETNLVCCKIAQAVFDIPTRIARVRSSSFAVDDPVLGKEGFAVDRIICPEESVTHYIRKLIEYPEAMQVRAFAGGRAALASVRARAGAPAVGLQIAQVRERMPELAMRIVAIYRRFMDEPDRFVRCDGVTRIEPGDEVFMLAATEHVSEALKAINLPEGRPSRPVFRIMIAGGGQVSLRLARKLAQTPGRFHVKIVESNAQQCLSLSSVLPAEVLVLEGDATDEALLEEEGIEEVDLFLALTDDDEDNIMSSLLAKRMGARRVLSLINRRAYADLMHGTQIDIALSPAQAMLGEFLAYVRRGDVQAVHSLRRGVAEALEIVARGDRKSSRVVGRKVEELRLPEEVHIGLIVRGIPEGKTCEEVAGTALETKVIIPRSHTVIESGDHVVFFLPNKRLVRNVENLFRVSATFF